Part of the Homo sapiens chromosome 22 unlocalized genomic scaffold, GRCh38.p14 Primary Assembly HSCHR22_UNLOCALIZED_CTG3 genome is shown below.
CGGCCCCGACGACGTGGGTGTCGGCGGGCGCGGGGGCGGTTCTCGGCGGCGTCGCGGCGGGTCTGGGGGGTCTCGGTGCCCTCCTCCCCGCCGGGGCCCGTCGTCCGGCCCCGCCGCGCCGGCTCCCCGTCTTCGGGGCCGGCCGGATTCCCGTCGCCTCCGCCGCGCCGCTCCGCGCCGCCGGGCACGGCCCCGCTCGCTCTCCCCGGCCTTCCCGCTAGGGCGTCTCGAGGGTCGGGGGCCGGACGCCGGTCCCCTCCCCCGCCTCCTCGTCCGCCCCCCCGCCGTCCAGGTACCTAGCGCGTTCCGGCGCGGAGGTTTAAAGACCCCTTGGGGGGATCGCCCGTCCGCCCGTGGGTCGGGGGCGGTGGTGGGCCCGCGGGGGAGTCCCGTCGGGAGGGGCCCGGCCCCTCCCGCGCCTCCACCGCGGACTCCGCTCCCCGGCCGgggccgcgccgccgccgccgccgcggcggCCGTCGGGTGGGGGCTTTACCCGGCGGCCGTCGCGCGCCTGCCGCGCGTGTGGCGTGCGCCCCGCGCCGTGGGGGCGGGAACCCCCGGGCGCCTGTGGGGTGGTGTCCGCGCTCGCCCCCGCGTGGGCGGCGCGCGCCTCCCCGTGGTGTGAAACCTTCCGACCCCTCTCCGGAGTCCGGTCCCGTTTGCTGTCTCGTCTGGCCGGCCTGAGGCAACCCCCTCTCCTcttgggcgggggggggggggacgTGCCGCGCCAGGAAGGGCCTCCTCCCGGTGCGTCGTCGGGAGCGCCCTCGCCAAATCGACCTCGTACGACTCTTAGCGGTGGATCACTCGGCTCGTGCGTCGATGAAGAACGCAGCTAGCTGCGAGAATTAATGTGAATTGCAGGACACATTGATCATCGACACTTCGAACGCACTTGCGGCCCCGGGTTCCTCCCGGGGCTACGCCTGTCTGAGCGTCGCTTGCCGATCAATCGCCCCCGGGGGTGCCTCCGGGCTCCTCGGGGTGCGCGGCTGGGGGTTCCCTCGCAGGGCCCGCCGGGGGCCCTCCGTCCCCCTAAGCGCAGACCCGGCGGCGTCCGCCCTCCCCTTGCCGCCGCGCccgccccttccccctccccccgcgGGCCCTGCGTGGTCACGCGTCGGGTGGCGGGGGGGAGAGGGGGGCGCGCCCGGCTGAGAGAGACGGGGAGggcggcgccgccgccgcccgcgaagacggagagggaaagagagagccGGCTCGGGCCGAGTTCCCGTGGCCGCCGCCTGCGGTCCGGGTTCCTCCCTCGGGGGGCTCCCTCGCGCCGCGCGCGGCTCGGGGTTCGGGGTTCGTCGGCCCCGGCCGGGTGGAAGGTCCCGTGCCcgtcgtcgtcgtcgtcgtcgCGCGTCGTCGGCGGTGGGGGCGTGTTGCGtgcggtgtggtggtgggggaggaggaaggcgGGTCCGGAAGGGGAAGGGTGCCGGCGGGGAGAGAGGGTCGGGGGAGCGCGTCCCGGTCGCCGCGGTTCGCCGCCCGCCCCCGGTGGCGGCCCGGCGTCCGGCCGACCGCCGCTCCcgcgcccctcctcctccccgccgCCCCTCCTCCGAGGCCCCGCCCGTCCTCCTCGCCCTCCCCGCGCGTACGCGCGCGCGCCCGCCCGCCCGGCTCGCCTCGCGGCGCGTCGGCCGGGGCCGGGAGCCCGCCCCGCGGCCCGCCCGGCCGCGCCCGTGGCCGCGGCGCCGGGGTTCGCGTGTCCCCGGCGGCGACCCGCGGGACGCCGCGGTGTCGTCCGCCGTCGCGCGCCCGCCTCCGGCTCGCGgccgcgccgcgccgcgccgGGGCCCCGTCCCGAGCTTCCGCGTCGGGGCGGGGCGGCTCCGCCGCCGCGTCCTCGGACCCGTCCCCCCGACCTCCGCGGGGGAGACGGGTCGGGGCGTGCGGCGCCCGTCCCGCCCCCGGCCCGTGCCCCTCCCTCCGGTCGTCCCGCTCCGGCGGGGCGGCGCGGGGGCGCCGTCGGCCGCGCGCTCTCTCTCCCGTCGCCTCTCCCCCTCGCCGGGCCCGTCTCCCGACGGAGCGTCGGGCGGGCGGTCGGGCCGGCGCGATTCCGTCCGTCCGTCCGCCGAGCGGCCCGTCCCCCTCCGAGACGCGACCTCAGATCAGACGTGGCGACCCGCTGAATTTAAGCATATTAGTCAGCGGAGGAGAAGAAACTAACCAGGATTCCCTCAGTAACGGCGAGTGAACAGGGAAGAGCCCAGCGCCGAATCCCCGCCCCGCGGCGGGGCGCGGGACATGTGGCGTACGGAAGACCCGCTCCCCGGCGCCGCTCGTGGGGGGCCCAAGTCCTTCTGATCGAGGCCCAGCCCGTGGACGGTGTGAGGCCGGTAGCGGCCCCCGGCGCGCCGGGCCCGGGTCTTCCCGGAGTCGGGTTGCTTGGGAATGCAGCCCAAAGCGGGTGGTAAACTCCATCTAAGGCTAAATACCGGCACGAGACCGATAGTCAACAAGTACCGTAAGGGAAAGTTGAAAAGAACTTTGAAGAGAGAGTTCAAGAGGGCGTGAAACCGTTAAGAGGTAAACGGGTGGGGTCCGCGCAGTCCGCCCGGAGGATTCAACCCGGCGGCGGGTCCGGCCGTGTCGGCGGCCCGGCGGATCTTTCCCGCCCCCCGTTCCTCCCGACCCCTCCACCCGCCCTCCCTTCCCCCgccgcccctcctcctcctccccggaGGGGGCGGGCTCCGGCGGGTGCGGGGGTGGGCGGGCGGGGCCGGGGGTGGGGTCGGCGGGGGACCGTCCCCCGACCGGCGACCGGCCGCCGCCGGGCGCATTTCCACCGCGGCGGTGCGCCGCGACCGGCTCCGGGACGGCTGGGAAGGCCCGGCGGGGAAGGTGGCTCGGGGGGccccgtccgtccgtccgtccgtcctcCTCCTCCCCCGTCTCCGCCCCCCGGCCCCGCGTCCTCCCTCGGGAGGGCGCGCGGgtcggggcggcggcggcggcggcggtggcggcggcggcggcggcggcgggaccGAAACCCCCCCCGAGTGTTACAGCCCCCCCGGCAGCAGCACTCGCCGAATCCCGGGGCCGAGGGAGCGAGACCCGTCGCCGCGCTCTCCCCCCTCCCGGCGCCCACCCCCGCGGGGAATCCCCCGCGAGGGGGGTCTCCCCCGCGGGGGCGCGCCGGCGTCTCCTCGTGGGGGGGCCGGGCCACCCCTCCCACGGCGCGACCGctctcccacccctcctccccGCGCCCCCGCCCCGGCGACGGGGGGGGTGCCGCGCGCGGGTCGGGGGGCGGGGCGGACTGTCCCCAGTGCGCCCCGGGCGGGTCGCGCCGTCGGGCCCGGGGGAGGTTCTCTCGGGGCCACGCGCGCGTCCCCCGAAGAGGGGGACGGCGGAGCGAGCGCACGGGGTCGGCGGCGACGTCGGCTACCCACCCGACCCGTCTTGAAACACGGACCAAGGAGTCTAACACGTGCGCGAGTCGGGGGCTCGCACGAAAGCCGCCGTGGCGCAATGAAGGTGAAGGCCGGCGCGCTCGCCGGCCGAGGTGGGATCCCGAGGCCTCTCCAGTCCGCCGAGGGCGCACCACCGGCCCGTCTCGCCCGCCGCGCCGGGGAGGTGGAGCACGAGCGCACGTGTTAGGACCCGAAAGATGGTGAACTATGCCTGGGCAGGGCGAAGCCAGAGGAAACTCTGGTGGAGGTCCGTAGCGGTCCTGACGTGCAAATCGGTCGTCCGACCTGGGTATAGGGGCGAAAGACTAATCGAACCATCTAGTAGCTGGTTCCCTCCGAAGTTTCCCTCAGGATAGCTGGCGCTCTCGCAGACCCGACGCACCCCCGCCACGCAGTTTTATCCGGTAAAGCGAATGATTAGAGGTCTTGGGGCCGAAACGATCTCAACCTATTCTCAAACTTTAAATGGGTAAGAAGCCCGGCTCGCTGGCGTGGAGCCGGGCGTGGAATGCGAGTGCCTAGTGGGCCACTTTTGGTAAGCAGAACTGGCGCTGCGGGATGAACCGAACGCCGGGTTAAGGCGCCCGATGCCGACGCTCATCAGACCCCAGAAAAGGTGTTGGTTGATATAGACAGCAGGACGGTGGCCATGGAAGTCGGAATCCGCTAAGGAGTGTGTAACAACTCACCTGCCGAATCAACTAGCCCTGAAAATGGATGGCGCTGGAGCGTCGGGCCCATACCCGGCCGTCGCCGGCAGTCGAGAGTGGACGGGAGCGGCGGGGgcggcgcgcgcgcgcgcgcgtgtggtGTGCGTCggagggcggcggcggcggcggcggcgggggtgtGGGGtcctcccccgcccccccccccacgcctcctcccctcctcccgccCACGCCCCGCTCCCCGCCCCCGGAGCCCCGCGGACGCTACGCCGCGACGAGTAGGAGGGCCGCTGCGGTGAGCCTTGAAGCCTAGGGCGCGGGCCCGGGTGGAGCCGCCGCAGGTGCAGATCTTGGTGGTAGTAGCAAATATTCAAACGAGAACTTTGAAGGCCGAAGTGGAGAAGGGTTCCATGTGAACAGCAGTTGAACATGGGTCAGTCGGTCCTGAGAGATGGGCGAGCGCCGTTCCGAAGGGACGGGCGATGGCCTCCGTTGCCCTCGGCCGATCGAAAGGGAGTCGGGTTCAGATCCCCGAATCCGGAGTGGCGGAGATGGGCGCCGCGAGGCGTCCAGTGCGGTAACGCGACCGATCCCGGAGAAGCCGGCGGGAGCCCCGGggagagttctcttttctttgtgaagGGCAGGGCGCCCTGGAATGGGTTCGCCCCGAGAGAGGGGCCCGTGCCTTGGAAAGCGTCGCGGTTCCGGCGGCGTCCGGTGAGCTCTCGCTGGCCCTTGAAAATCCGGGGGAGAGGGTGTAAATCTCGCGCCGGGCCGTACCCATATCCGCAGCAGGTCTCCAAGGTGAACAGCCTCTGGCATGTTGGAACAATGTAGGTAAGGGAAGTCGGCAAGCCGGATCCGTAACTTCGGGATAAGGATTGGCTCTAAGGGCTGGGTCGGTCGGGCTGGGGCGCGAAGCGGGGCTGGGCGCGCGCCGCGGCTGGACGAGGCGCCGCCGCCCCCCCCACGCCCGGGGCACCCCCCTCGCGgccctcccccgccccaccccgcgCGCGCCGCTCGCTCCCTCCCCACCCCgcgccctctctctctctctctcccccgctCCCCGTCCTCCCCCCTCCCCGGGGGAGCGCCGCGTGGGGGCGGCGGCGGGGGGAGAAGGGTCGGGGCGGCAGGGGCCGGCGGCGGCCGCCGCGGGGCCCCGGCGGCGGGGGCACGGTCCCCCGCGAGGGGGGCCCGGGCACCCGGggggccggcggcggcggcgactcTGGACGCGAGCCGGGCCCTTCCCGTGGATCGCCCCAGCTGCGGCGGGCGTCGCGGCCGCCCCCGGGGAGCCCGGCGGGCGCCGGcgcgccccccccacccccaccccacgtCTCGTCGCGCGCGCGTCCGCTGGGGGCGGGGAGCggtcgggcggcggcggcggtcggcgggcggcggggcggggcggtTCGTCCCCCCGCCCTACCCCCCCGGCCCCGTCCGCCCCCCGTTCCCCCCTCCTCCTCggcgcgcggcggcggcggcggcggc
Proteins encoded:
- the LOC124905331 gene encoding translation initiation factor IF-2-like, with the translated sequence MINVPHPTAAAAAAAARPRPGSGVRGGGAGGAGPLPTGLPRGPTTAPDPRADGRSPQGVFKPPRRNALGTWTAGGRTRRRGRGPASGPRPSRRPSGKAGESERGRARRRGAARRRRRESGRPRRRGAGAAGPDDGPRRGGGHRDPPDPPRRRREPPPRPPTPTSSGPRPGTAPRRPPAPRHAHTNDTPFFLSLSLSLPPVSLPSSPALAAGGAGRRTNERANERARGPRPRTRRVAVGGRVCGGKRAAAAAPPRASPSGLR